Within the Achromobacter spanius genome, the region CCACCCTGATCGGCGATGACGCCCAGCGCTTCTATCGGCGCTACCACGAGGCCTGCCAGCAGGCGGGGGCGGAAACGGCTCATATTCCCATCGCCAGCCTGACCATGGCGGAATCCGAGGTTGCCGAGATTGGGCCGCGGCTTTGCGTGGGCCACATCACCGCCGCGACCTATTTCAACACCGTCGATACGCCCGCCAACCAGCATTTCCTGGCGCGCTGGCGCGACCGCTTCGGCGAGCGTCCCGCCAGCGTCTATGCCGAAACCTGCTACAGCCAGGTGCACCTGTTCGCGCGGGCGCTGCAGCGCGTGGGCAGCATGGACACGCGCAAGCTGGTGCGGGCGGTACACCAGGTCCAGTTCGACGCGCCGGATGGGCAGATGTCCATCCTGGCGGAAAATAACCACTGTGTGCTGACGCCGCGCATCGGCGTGTGCCGGGCGGACGGGCGGTTCGATATCGTCTGGGAAAGCGACCAGCCGGTGAAGCCGGACCCTTATCTGACGGCGTTCGGTCTGGACGATTTCTGGTTGAAATGAGCATGGACCATAGCCTACGCCGCCTCTACGAGGACTTGCGCAGTGTGGCCGTCGCGGTGGTGTACCCACCGGGCGAAGACCGCGATGTGCTGGTCGAGCAACTCAAGCGCATCGGTTGCCGCATCCATTTGCATTGGCCGTTTCCGGACGCCGCGCCCGCCGGCGCCGATGTCATCTTCTTCCAGGTTTCGCAGTGCGTGCAGAACAGTTCGGCCTGGTCCGCCAGCGAAGTCGAAGCCACCTTGATCGCGCTGTCCGAATACGAAACGCCCACCACGCTCAAGCTATTGCTCAAAACCAATGCCCACGGGGTGCTGACGCGGCCATTCCGTTCGGCCGGCATCCTCAGCACGCTGGTGCTGGCGCGGTCGGCCAAGCAGTTCCAAAGCCGGCAGCAGGTCAAGATCGACAAGTTGGAGAACACCATCAAGGCGCGGCGCGTCATTGAAAAGGCGATCCGCGTGCTGATGGACCATCAGCGGCTGGACGAACGCGCGGCCTATGAACACATGCGGACCCGCGCCACGGGTCTGCGCGTCAGTGTGGCGGAAGTGGCCGCGATGATCATCGAGGCCAGCGAGGCCATGGAAAAACTCGGCCTGGGCGGCGCGCGCCCATGACCGCCGCAACAGGGTTCCAAGCGCCCGCCTGCAAAGAGGAAAACAATGAAAGTCATGATCGCTCGCCTGAATCACGAGACCAATACGTTTTCGCCCGTGCCCACGCCGCTGGCGGCGTTCGGCAACGAGGGCCCCGCCTTCGATGCGCAGGCCTACAACGACAACAAGGGCAAGCGCACGGCCATGTCGGCCTTTATTGATCTTGCCGAGGCGAACGGCGCGTCGCTGGTCACGCCGGTATCCGCCACCGCCTATCCCAGCGGCCGGGTGGACGCAGCGGCCTATCGCACGCTTTGCGACGCGATCGTAACGGGCGCGCGGGGATGCGACGCGATCCTGCTGGACCTGCACGGCGCCATGGCGGTCGAAAGCACCGATGACGGCGAGGGCGACCTGCTCGAGCGCCTGTGCCAGCAGACGCCCGACGTGCCGATTGCGGTGGCGCTGGACCTGCATGGCAACGTCACGCCCAAGATGATGGCCAACGCCGACGTGATCATCAGCTTCAAGACCTACCCGCACGTGGACATGTACGAAACCGGCGAGCACGCGGGCCGCATCCTGTTTGACTGGCTTAACGGCGGGCCGCGCCCGGTGATGGCGTGGCGCCGCCTGCCGTTGATGACGCACACGTTGCGCAGCGCCACGGCGCAAGGCGCCATGCGCGACGCCGTGCAGGCGGCCCGGCTGGCCGAAGCCGGTGGCATGCTGGGCGTGTCCGTGCTGGCGGGGTTCGCCCTGGCCGATATTCCCGCTCCGTGCCTGAGCGTGGTGGTGGTGGGCGCGGGCGACCCGGCGCAGGCGGAACAGGCGGCCACCAAAATGGCGCAAACCCTCTGGGCCGCGCGCGACGGGTTTTTCTATGACAGCGAGCCCTTGGCCGCTTCGTTGGCCCGCGCCGTTGAACTGGCGTGCGGCGCCGGCAAGCCGGTGCTGTTGCTGGACCATGGCGACAACTGCATGTCCGGGGGCACGTGCGACACCATGGAAGTGCTGATGGCGGCGGTCGACGCCGGGTTGACCGGCATCGTCGCCGGTCTGTATTGCGACCCCGAGGCCGTGGCGGCGTTGACGGCGGCGGGCGAGGGCAAGCAGGTCGAGATCCAGGTGGGCAACAAGCGGCCCATCCCGGCCATCGGCCGTCCGGCCGCGCCGGTGCTGTTGAAAGGGCGGGTCGGCGCGGTCACTGACGGCCAGTATGTCATCACGGGTCCCACCTACACCGGCCAAACGGCTTGCATGGGCCGCAGCGCGGTGCTGGATATCGGCGCCGCGCAATTGGTGATCACCGAGAGGACACACGAACCCTGGGACCTGGGCGTATTCGAAAGCATGGGACTGGACCCCCGGCGCGCCCGCTTCGTGCTGGTGAAGTCCCGGATGTACTGCCGGCCGGTGTTCGAACCCATCTCGCAGGCGCTGGTGGAATGCGCCAGCGCGGGTGTCACCAGTTCGGATTTTTCACTGTTTCCCTATGAGCGCCGGCACCGCCCGCTTTATCCGCTGGAACCCATGGCCCCGTCCGACTACGATCCTGCCGTTTGATCCGCATGGCGCTTGGCGTCCGCATACAATACCGCCCATGGAAAAAGTACGTATCTCCAAGCTCATGTCCGAGCGCGGACTCTGCTCGCGCCGCGAGGCCGACAGCTATATCGAACGCGGCTGGGTCCGCGTGGACGGTGTTGTGGTGTCCGAACTGGGCGCCAAGGCGTTTCCCGACCAGGTCATCACGCTTGAGCGCGCCGCGCAGGCGCGCCAGACCTCGCGCGTGACCATCCTGATCAACAAGCCGGTGGGTTATGTGTCGGGCCAGGCGGAAAAGGGCTACACGCCAGCGGTTGCGCTGATTGACTCGCGCTCGCGCTTTGCCGGCTGCCGCCATCCGCAGCGCTTCGAACGCGCGCATCTGGAAGGGCTGGCCGTGGCTGGCCGCCTGGATATCGATTCGCAAGGCCTGCTGGTGCTGACGCAAGACGGCCGCATCGCCAAGCATCTCATTGGCGAAGACTCCAGCGTCGACAAGGAATATCTGGTGCGGGTGCAGGGTGACTTGCCCGACCGTGGGCTGGAACTCTTGAATCACGGGCTGTCGCTGGATGGCAAGGCGCTGAAGCCCGCGCACGTGCGCTGGCAGAACCACGACCAACTGCGCTTTGTGCTGCGCGAAGGCAAGAAGCGCCAGATTCGCCGCATGTGCGAACTGGTCGGCCTGAAAGTGGTGGGCTTGAAGCGCGTACGCATCGGCCGCGTGCAATTGGGTGACTTGCCGCTTGGCCAGTGGCGTTATCTGCGCGACGACGAAGGGTTTTGATCCTTCTTTTTTGATTCATCATTCAGGGAATATTCAGCTTCCCTGTTCGGCTCAGCCGACAACTGATGTCGGTGCCCAGCAGATTTTTCAGTCTGTTTCCGACCCCCCTTTATTTCATGAAAGCGGGGGTATCCTTCGCTTGCCCGTTGCTGCCCAGGCGCTCCATCAGGAATTCGATGAAGATCCGGGTCTTGGCCGGCAGCAACCGAGTTTCGGTGACCGCATAGACAGGGAAGGGGCCCAATTGCCAGTCTGGCAATACGCGCCGCAATTGCCCTGATTGCTGTTCGGCCGTCTGGCCGCCCACCAGCACCGCGATGCCCGCGCCCAGCATGGCCAGGCGCCGCGCCATCGCGACACCGTTTACCGAAAACCGGTTGCCCGGCGTGAACTCGATGTGCTGGTCGCCGCAGTTGAGCGGCCAGCGCGTGACGCGGCCCGCGCCTTCCGCGCGGAATTCTATGCACTCGTGACGGGTCAAGTCACTGGGGTGCTTGGGTTCTCCGTGCTTTTCCAGGTAGTCGTGCGAGGCATACAGGTGCGCGGGCAGCATGCCCAGCAGCCGGGCGATTTGCGTCGAATCGGGCAGTTCGCCGATTTCGATCGAGATGTCGCAGGTCTGGAACACGCGCGAGGCGTGGTCCGGGTTTGCCAGGTCCAGGAAAAACGTGACGTCGGGAAAGCGGCGGGAGAACTCCATGAACGATTCAGCCAGGAAGTCCGTGCCGAAATCGGCGGGCATGTTCACCCGCAACGGCCCGGCTGGCGTGTCGACCAGTTTCTGCAATTCTTCATGGGCAATCTGCGCTTCGGCCACGATGCGCTGGCAGCGTTCAAAGTACAGCCGCCCGGCGTCGGTCAATTCCACCTTGCGGGTGGTGCGGCTCAACAAGCGCAGGCCCACGGATTTTTCCAATTCGGCCACCTGGCGAGACAAGGTGGATTTAGGCACGCCCAGCGTTGCTGCAGCGCGGCTAAAACTACGTGTCTTGGCCACTTCGACGAAGAGCTCCATGCCTTGTAAGCGTTTCATG harbors:
- a CDS encoding pseudouridine synthase; this translates as MEKVRISKLMSERGLCSRREADSYIERGWVRVDGVVVSELGAKAFPDQVITLERAAQARQTSRVTILINKPVGYVSGQAEKGYTPAVALIDSRSRFAGCRHPQRFERAHLEGLAVAGRLDIDSQGLLVLTQDGRIAKHLIGEDSSVDKEYLVRVQGDLPDRGLELLNHGLSLDGKALKPAHVRWQNHDQLRFVLREGKKRQIRRMCELVGLKVVGLKRVRIGRVQLGDLPLGQWRYLRDDEGF
- a CDS encoding M81 family metallopeptidase, with translation MKVMIARLNHETNTFSPVPTPLAAFGNEGPAFDAQAYNDNKGKRTAMSAFIDLAEANGASLVTPVSATAYPSGRVDAAAYRTLCDAIVTGARGCDAILLDLHGAMAVESTDDGEGDLLERLCQQTPDVPIAVALDLHGNVTPKMMANADVIISFKTYPHVDMYETGEHAGRILFDWLNGGPRPVMAWRRLPLMTHTLRSATAQGAMRDAVQAARLAEAGGMLGVSVLAGFALADIPAPCLSVVVVGAGDPAQAEQAATKMAQTLWAARDGFFYDSEPLAASLARAVELACGAGKPVLLLDHGDNCMSGGTCDTMEVLMAAVDAGLTGIVAGLYCDPEAVAALTAAGEGKQVEIQVGNKRPIPAIGRPAAPVLLKGRVGAVTDGQYVITGPTYTGQTACMGRSAVLDIGAAQLVITERTHEPWDLGVFESMGLDPRRARFVLVKSRMYCRPVFEPISQALVECASAGVTSSDFSLFPYERRHRPLYPLEPMAPSDYDPAV
- a CDS encoding ANTAR domain-containing response regulator, whose amino-acid sequence is MDHSLRRLYEDLRSVAVAVVYPPGEDRDVLVEQLKRIGCRIHLHWPFPDAAPAGADVIFFQVSQCVQNSSAWSASEVEATLIALSEYETPTTLKLLLKTNAHGVLTRPFRSAGILSTLVLARSAKQFQSRQQVKIDKLENTIKARRVIEKAIRVLMDHQRLDERAAYEHMRTRATGLRVSVAEVAAMIIEASEAMEKLGLGGARP
- a CDS encoding LysR family transcriptional regulator, with the translated sequence MELFVEVAKTRSFSRAAATLGVPKSTLSRQVAELEKSVGLRLLSRTTRKVELTDAGRLYFERCQRIVAEAQIAHEELQKLVDTPAGPLRVNMPADFGTDFLAESFMEFSRRFPDVTFFLDLANPDHASRVFQTCDISIEIGELPDSTQIARLLGMLPAHLYASHDYLEKHGEPKHPSDLTRHECIEFRAEGAGRVTRWPLNCGDQHIEFTPGNRFSVNGVAMARRLAMLGAGIAVLVGGQTAEQQSGQLRRVLPDWQLGPFPVYAVTETRLLPAKTRIFIEFLMERLGSNGQAKDTPAFMK